A section of the Bradyrhizobium oligotrophicum S58 genome encodes:
- a CDS encoding LLM class flavin-dependent oxidoreductase — translation MSEIEFIGFISNNNSSETVVRKGPVLDPVHIETVAKAHENAGFDRALLAFHSTSPDSLQVAQHVLGVTGKLNVLIAQRPGFTSPTLLARQFAVLDQFSRGRVALHVITGGNATELRQDGNTLDDKEERYARTAEFLDIVRAEWTSEKPFAYAGKYYQVENAFAQVKPYRKEGIRIYFGGASDAAIDVAGRHADTYALWGESYAQVREQVARVSAAAARHGRPAPRFSLSVRPILADTEEKAWAKAQDILERATALQDQTGYRKPADGHATDGAKRLLAIAEQGKRVDKRLWTEIAKLTGANSNTTALVGTSEQVAEVFGDYYDLGISHFLIRGFDPLIDAIEYGRELMPATRELIARRQGAKGVAAE, via the coding sequence ATGTCCGAGATCGAATTCATCGGCTTCATTTCCAACAACAACTCGTCCGAGACGGTCGTCCGCAAAGGGCCGGTGCTCGATCCCGTACACATCGAGACGGTGGCGAAGGCGCATGAGAATGCCGGTTTCGACCGCGCGCTGCTGGCGTTCCACTCGACCTCGCCCGACAGCCTGCAAGTGGCCCAGCATGTGCTCGGCGTGACCGGGAAGCTCAACGTGCTGATCGCGCAGCGGCCGGGCTTCACCTCGCCGACCCTGCTGGCGCGGCAGTTCGCCGTGCTCGACCAGTTCTCGCGGGGGCGTGTCGCGCTGCACGTCATCACCGGCGGCAACGCCACCGAGCTGCGCCAGGACGGCAACACGCTGGATGACAAGGAGGAGCGCTACGCCCGCACGGCCGAGTTCCTCGACATCGTGCGCGCGGAATGGACCAGCGAGAAGCCGTTCGCCTATGCCGGCAAGTACTATCAGGTCGAGAATGCGTTTGCGCAGGTGAAGCCCTATCGCAAGGAGGGCATCCGGATCTATTTCGGTGGTGCATCCGACGCCGCGATCGACGTGGCGGGCCGGCATGCCGACACCTATGCGCTGTGGGGCGAATCCTATGCGCAGGTGCGCGAGCAGGTCGCCCGTGTCAGCGCAGCCGCCGCGAGGCACGGCCGGCCGGCGCCGCGCTTCTCGCTGTCGGTGCGGCCGATCCTCGCCGACACCGAGGAGAAGGCCTGGGCCAAGGCGCAGGATATTCTGGAACGCGCGACCGCATTGCAGGACCAGACTGGCTATCGCAAGCCGGCCGATGGTCACGCCACGGATGGCGCGAAGCGCCTGCTCGCGATTGCCGAACAGGGCAAGCGCGTCGACAAGCGGCTGTGGACGGAGATCGCCAAGCTCACCGGCGCCAACAGCAACACCACGGCGCTGGTCGGTACGTCCGAGCAGGTCGCCGAGGTCTTCGGCGACTATTACGATCTCGGCATCAGCCATTTCCTGATCCGCGGCTTCGATCCGCTGATCGATGCCATCGAATATGGCCGCGAGCTGATGCCGGCGACGCGCGAACTGATCGCCCGCCGGCAGGGCGCGAAGGGAGTGGCGGCGGAATGA
- a CDS encoding FAD/NAD(P)-binding protein — protein sequence MSRFPERHMIIVGGGASGVLLAYQLLQHPDSDVRVTLIEKRSEIGRGLAYHTGNADHLLNVRAANMSALPDDPDHFWRWLSTQEHGERLCPDPFCFVPRRVYGDYIASLIAPHLAEADGARRLTIIRGECVAVSEGRSGVTVSLADGTRQLGDVAVLATGHDAAIPRSAWHADPWISPSVPGFSQDATVLILGTGLTMADYVLSLLRAGHRGPIVAMSRRGLMARGHRRISPCKISEDEVPFGAKGSTLLHWFRQRIAAHIAEGGDWRGVIDAVRPFSHRLWHELPQASKRAFLEHARAWWDVHRHRMAPEVEERVARAIADGQLRIAAAKLVKIAGGTIGGRAHYRRRGRSEIETLEVSAVIDCTGIVRDPRATANPAVRSLFDQGLARCDPLRIGIEVTADCAVVGADGAPSQRLFAIGPLTRAAFWEIMAIPDIRSQCAALAGKLLQGRPIVVPALDAPALAAAPDHQAAM from the coding sequence ATGAGCCGTTTTCCAGAACGACACATGATCATCGTCGGCGGCGGAGCCTCCGGTGTTCTCTTGGCCTATCAGCTGCTGCAGCACCCCGACTCGGATGTCCGGGTCACCCTGATCGAGAAGCGTTCGGAGATCGGCCGCGGGCTTGCCTATCACACCGGCAATGCCGATCACCTTCTCAACGTGCGTGCCGCCAACATGAGCGCGCTGCCTGACGATCCCGACCATTTCTGGCGCTGGCTGTCGACGCAGGAGCATGGCGAGCGGCTTTGTCCAGATCCCTTCTGCTTCGTGCCGCGCCGCGTCTATGGCGACTACATCGCCAGCTTGATCGCACCGCATCTCGCCGAGGCGGACGGCGCGCGGCGCCTCACCATCATCCGCGGGGAATGCGTCGCCGTCAGCGAGGGCCGCAGCGGCGTGACCGTCAGCCTGGCCGACGGCACACGCCAGCTCGGTGATGTCGCCGTGCTCGCCACCGGGCACGACGCTGCAATCCCGCGCTCGGCCTGGCATGCCGACCCCTGGATCTCGCCCTCCGTTCCCGGGTTCAGCCAGGATGCGACGGTGCTGATCCTGGGCACCGGCCTGACGATGGCGGACTACGTGCTGTCGCTGCTGCGCGCAGGCCATCGCGGTCCGATCGTCGCGATGTCGCGACGCGGCCTGATGGCGAGGGGGCATCGGCGCATCAGTCCCTGCAAAATCAGCGAGGACGAGGTTCCGTTTGGCGCCAAAGGCAGCACGCTGTTGCACTGGTTCCGTCAGCGCATTGCCGCTCATATCGCGGAAGGCGGCGACTGGCGTGGTGTCATTGACGCCGTCAGGCCGTTCAGTCACCGTCTGTGGCACGAATTGCCGCAGGCGTCCAAGCGCGCCTTCCTGGAGCATGCGCGGGCGTGGTGGGATGTCCATCGGCATCGGATGGCGCCGGAGGTCGAGGAGCGCGTCGCAAGAGCAATCGCGGACGGGCAGTTGCGCATTGCGGCGGCAAAGCTGGTCAAGATCGCCGGCGGTACCATTGGCGGACGGGCGCATTATCGCCGTCGTGGCCGCAGCGAGATCGAAACCTTGGAGGTCAGTGCGGTGATCGACTGCACGGGGATCGTCAGGGATCCCCGGGCCACCGCCAATCCGGCCGTCCGCAGCCTGTTCGACCAGGGGCTGGCGCGCTGCGATCCGCTGCGGATCGGCATCGAGGTCACGGCCGATTGCGCCGTCGTCGGCGCCGACGGTGCCCCCTCGCAACGCCTGTTCGCGATCGGCCCGCTGACCCGCGCTGCGTTCTGGGAAATCATGGCGATCCCCGATATCCGCAGCCAATGCGCCGCGCTCGCCGGCAAGCTGCTACAGGGCCGGCCGATCGTGGTGCCGGCGCTGGATGCGCCGGCCCTCGCGGCGGCTCCGGATCACCAGGCTGCGATGTAG
- a CDS encoding ABC transporter substrate-binding protein, with protein MKRVLLAAGLLLALSASAVAQVTLRVGDQKGNARAVMEAAGVLKDVPYTIEWKEFVAAAPLLEALGAGAIETGLVGDAPFTFAAASGVPVKAIAAIRQTQEGLAMLVPESSTIKSFDELKGKKIATGRGSIGHQLVLAALESRGWTTNDIQLVFLSPADAKVAYTQGSVDAWSTWEPYVSQEEVLFRSRRIITGEGLTPGLSFQVATPAAIKDKRVALEDFVQRLAAARVWSLGNVESYAETWGRLMNIPPAVPLNWLKRAKVRIVPVDDAVVADEQTTIDLYTRTGLIKQRLDAAGILDRSFSAAIAKGAGL; from the coding sequence ATGAAGCGCGTTCTCCTCGCCGCGGGCCTGTTGCTCGCATTGTCAGCCTCGGCGGTCGCGCAGGTTACCCTGCGCGTCGGCGACCAGAAGGGCAATGCCCGCGCCGTGATGGAGGCGGCGGGCGTGCTCAAGGACGTGCCCTACACCATCGAGTGGAAGGAGTTCGTCGCGGCCGCGCCGCTGCTGGAAGCCCTCGGCGCCGGCGCGATCGAGACCGGGCTCGTGGGCGACGCGCCGTTCACCTTCGCCGCTGCCTCGGGCGTGCCGGTCAAGGCGATCGCTGCGATCCGGCAGACGCAGGAAGGGCTGGCGATGCTGGTGCCGGAGAGCTCCACCATCAAGAGCTTCGACGAGCTGAAAGGCAAGAAGATCGCGACCGGCCGCGGCTCGATCGGGCACCAGTTGGTCCTTGCGGCCCTGGAGTCGCGCGGCTGGACCACCAACGACATCCAGCTCGTGTTCCTGTCGCCTGCGGACGCCAAGGTCGCCTACACGCAAGGCTCGGTCGATGCTTGGTCGACCTGGGAGCCGTATGTCAGCCAGGAGGAGGTGCTGTTCAGGTCACGCCGCATCATCACTGGCGAGGGATTGACGCCAGGCCTGAGCTTCCAGGTCGCCACGCCCGCGGCGATCAAGGACAAGCGCGTTGCGCTGGAGGATTTCGTGCAGCGTCTCGCGGCGGCGCGGGTCTGGTCGCTCGGCAATGTCGAGAGCTACGCCGAGACCTGGGGCCGGCTGATGAACATCCCGCCGGCCGTGCCGCTGAACTGGCTGAAGCGGGCCAAAGTGCGCATCGTCCCGGTCGACGATGCCGTCGTGGCCGACGAGCAGACGACGATCGACCTGTACACGCGGACCGGCCTGATCAAGCAACGTCTCGACGCCGCGGGGATTCTCGACCGCTCGTTCTCCGCGGCGATCGCCAAGGGGGCGGGGCTCTAG
- a CDS encoding acyl-CoA dehydrogenase family protein gives MVAAIESIAQRQAGAENELIARARRLVPIFAARAPAHDRDRSFPFQNFQDLFEAGLLSLTVPTALGGHGAGARLTARVLGIIAEADPSTALVLAMHYIQHFVMARHQDYPPRIARKLARESIERGALINAFRVEPALGSPSRGGLPETTARRMETGWRLSGHKIYSTGAPILSWYAVWAKTDEAEPRLGLFLVQAGLPGISIVETWDHLGLRASGSHDVVFEDVVIPLDHEIELRKPEDWRVQDPAQALVHAAFVGAIYDGVARAARNWIVDFLKTRTPSSLGAPLATLARAQEVLGAIEARLQVNARLIDSVADDFDEGRVVSPVEGNIIKLTVTNNAVAAVEDALSLSSNHGLSRANPLERHYRDVLCGRVHTPQDDATRIAAGRLALGL, from the coding sequence ATGGTAGCCGCTATCGAAAGTATCGCGCAGCGCCAGGCCGGTGCGGAGAACGAGCTGATCGCACGGGCGCGCCGGCTGGTGCCGATCTTTGCCGCGCGAGCACCGGCGCATGACCGCGACCGCAGCTTTCCGTTCCAGAACTTTCAGGATCTGTTCGAGGCGGGTCTGCTGTCGCTGACGGTGCCGACGGCGTTGGGCGGACACGGTGCGGGCGCACGCCTCACGGCGCGTGTGCTCGGGATCATCGCCGAGGCCGATCCGTCGACGGCGCTGGTACTGGCGATGCACTATATCCAGCACTTCGTGATGGCGCGGCACCAAGACTATCCGCCGCGGATTGCGCGCAAGCTGGCGCGGGAGTCAATCGAGCGCGGCGCGTTGATCAATGCGTTCCGCGTCGAGCCGGCGCTGGGCTCGCCTTCGCGCGGCGGCCTGCCTGAGACGACCGCGCGGCGGATGGAGACCGGCTGGCGCCTGAGTGGCCACAAGATCTATTCGACCGGCGCGCCGATCCTGAGCTGGTACGCGGTGTGGGCGAAGACAGACGAGGCGGAGCCGCGGCTCGGCCTGTTCCTGGTGCAGGCAGGCCTTCCCGGTATCAGCATCGTCGAGACCTGGGATCATCTCGGCCTGCGCGCCAGCGGCAGCCACGACGTCGTATTCGAGGACGTCGTGATCCCGCTCGACCACGAGATCGAGCTGCGCAAGCCGGAAGATTGGCGCGTGCAGGATCCGGCGCAGGCGCTGGTCCATGCCGCCTTCGTCGGTGCGATCTATGACGGTGTCGCCCGGGCCGCGCGCAACTGGATCGTCGACTTCCTCAAGACGCGGACGCCGTCGAGTCTCGGTGCACCGCTGGCGACCTTGGCCCGCGCGCAGGAGGTGCTGGGCGCGATCGAGGCGCGGCTGCAGGTCAATGCGCGGCTGATCGACAGCGTCGCTGATGACTTCGACGAGGGGCGCGTGGTCAGCCCGGTCGAGGGCAACATCATCAAGCTCACCGTGACCAACAACGCGGTCGCCGCAGTCGAGGACGCGCTGTCGCTGTCGAGCAATCACGGGCTCAGCCGCGCCAACCCGTTGGAGCGTCACTATCGCGATGTGCTGTGCGGCCGCGTGCACACCCCGCAGGACGACGCCACGCGGATCGCCGCCGGCCGTCTGGCCCTTGGACTTTGA
- a CDS encoding ABC transporter substrate-binding protein, with protein sequence MDNTEKTAALSRRRLLQAGAGAALVAPFGGLAAQALSLRTAAEIDLSQFPICRAAAEGAPLTGAPRKLKLSWNAGAVCLTPVPVAIDQGFFKKYNLDVELINYSGSTDQLLEAIATGKSDAGLGMALRWLKPLEQGFDVKIAAGTHGGCMRVLARNDAGITRLADLKGKAVAVGDLGGPDKNFFSIQLARLGIDPVKDVDWRVYPGAVVNVAADKGEVQAFLASDPLAYLWLKDPSYQEVASNLDGEYQNRVCCILGLRGSLVREEPQVGRAITQALLDAAMFTAQNPGDAAKSFQAYAPKQATLADLEGMVRYHTHRHHPHGPALKQELKAYADDLKVVSVFKPSTDTNKFAERIYVDIFSV encoded by the coding sequence ATGGACAACACTGAAAAGACAGCTGCGCTGAGCAGGCGCCGACTGTTGCAGGCAGGCGCCGGTGCGGCCTTGGTGGCGCCGTTCGGCGGCCTCGCTGCGCAGGCGCTGTCGTTGCGAACCGCGGCCGAGATTGATCTCTCGCAGTTTCCAATCTGCAGGGCGGCGGCCGAAGGAGCGCCGCTGACCGGCGCGCCGCGCAAGCTGAAACTGTCCTGGAATGCGGGTGCGGTCTGCCTGACTCCGGTTCCTGTTGCGATCGACCAGGGCTTCTTCAAGAAGTACAATCTCGATGTCGAGCTGATCAACTACAGCGGCTCGACCGATCAGCTGCTCGAGGCGATCGCGACCGGCAAGAGCGATGCCGGTCTCGGCATGGCGCTACGCTGGCTGAAGCCGCTGGAGCAGGGGTTCGACGTCAAGATCGCTGCCGGCACGCATGGCGGTTGCATGCGGGTGCTCGCGCGCAATGATGCCGGCATCACCAGGCTCGCCGATCTCAAGGGCAAGGCGGTCGCGGTCGGTGACCTCGGCGGGCCGGACAAGAATTTCTTCTCGATCCAGCTGGCGCGGCTCGGCATCGACCCGGTCAAGGATGTCGATTGGCGCGTCTATCCGGGCGCCGTCGTCAACGTCGCAGCCGACAAGGGCGAGGTGCAGGCGTTCCTCGCCTCCGATCCGCTCGCCTATCTCTGGCTCAAGGATCCGTCCTACCAGGAGGTCGCGTCCAATCTCGATGGCGAGTACCAGAACCGGGTGTGCTGCATCCTCGGCCTGCGCGGCAGCCTGGTGCGCGAGGAGCCGCAGGTCGGCCGCGCCATCACCCAGGCGCTGCTCGATGCCGCGATGTTCACGGCTCAGAACCCGGGCGACGCGGCCAAATCGTTCCAGGCCTATGCGCCGAAGCAGGCGACGCTCGCCGACCTCGAAGGCATGGTGCGCTATCACACCCACCGTCACCATCCGCATGGCCCTGCGCTCAAGCAGGAGCTGAAGGCCTATGCCGACGACCTGAAGGTCGTTTCCGTGTTCAAGCCGAGCACCGACACCAACAAATTTGCAGAGCGCATCTATGTCGACATTTTCTCTGTCTGA
- a CDS encoding CmcJ/NvfI family oxidoreductase, producing MSLVERKIESLPFVLAELNYLAPTSAKPRTYAFDPPPGEPKTTALPEPRQVPVFNGRPIAPSFSLDREGFALVRHPTFVRDFTSEKEIRSVYYPAAEAFIRATLRADRVVIFDHTVRKRVAGAADIRDGGPRQPATRVHVDQTAASGANRVREHLGAEAEDLLRGRVQVINLWRPIIGPLRDTPLAMCDGTTVAPDDLVASDLIYPNRKGETYSVTYNPAHRWFYFPEMTADEALLLKCYDSATDGRTRFGPHTAFVDPTTPADAPPRESIELRTLVFHRE from the coding sequence ATGAGCCTGGTCGAGAGAAAAATCGAATCGCTGCCGTTCGTTCTCGCCGAGCTGAACTACCTGGCGCCGACCTCGGCCAAGCCGCGCACCTATGCGTTCGATCCGCCGCCCGGTGAGCCGAAAACCACGGCGCTGCCGGAGCCGCGCCAGGTGCCGGTGTTCAACGGCCGGCCGATCGCGCCATCGTTCTCGCTCGATCGCGAGGGGTTTGCCTTGGTGCGTCACCCGACATTCGTGCGCGACTTCACGAGCGAGAAGGAAATCCGCAGCGTCTACTACCCGGCGGCCGAGGCGTTCATTCGCGCGACCCTGCGCGCCGATCGCGTCGTCATCTTCGATCACACCGTCCGCAAGCGCGTGGCCGGGGCCGCGGATATTCGTGATGGCGGGCCACGCCAGCCGGCGACGCGCGTGCACGTGGACCAGACGGCGGCATCGGGCGCCAACCGGGTGCGCGAGCATCTCGGCGCCGAGGCGGAGGATCTGTTGCGCGGACGGGTGCAGGTGATCAATCTGTGGCGGCCGATCATCGGACCGTTGCGCGATACGCCGCTCGCGATGTGCGACGGGACGACCGTCGCGCCAGATGATCTCGTCGCCTCCGACCTGATCTATCCTAACCGAAAAGGGGAGACCTATTCGGTGACCTACAACCCGGCGCATCGCTGGTTCTATTTCCCGGAGATGACCGCCGACGAGGCGCTGCTGCTGAAATGCTACGATTCGGCGACCGACGGGCGCACGCGCTTTGGGCCGCATACAGCTTTCGTCGATCCGACGACGCCGGCTGATGCGCCGCCGCGCGAGAGCATCGAGCTGCGGACGCTGGTGTTTCATCGCGAATGA
- a CDS encoding ABC transporter permease, whose protein sequence is MSTFSLSDVATSEIERSTGLTDKLREAAPVIAAVLAWAAFGASCLVREDVGDWSRTTDVAIAAFVVASLVLVAGIAASRLGRAGDAIRRRSPWLIVLGVFLSLWELATAKFAWLPLPFFPPPQAIIEVYTDDLPKLLDSVWASVKLQLGGYVIGATLGFVTGVSIGWSTRIGYWVHPVLRFIGPLPATAWLPIAFFTFPTSWSASTFLIALATGFPVTVLTWSGVASVSSAYYDVARTLGAKPSFLVLKVAIPAALPHVFVGLFMGLGASFAVLVVAEMIGVKAGLGWYLQWAQGWAAYANMYAALLVMSLLCSGAITLLFKTRDRVLVWQKGVVKW, encoded by the coding sequence ATGTCGACATTTTCTCTGTCTGACGTTGCCACCAGCGAGATCGAACGGAGCACCGGGCTCACTGACAAGCTCCGCGAGGCGGCGCCGGTCATTGCCGCGGTGCTGGCGTGGGCGGCGTTCGGTGCATCCTGCCTGGTGCGCGAGGACGTCGGCGACTGGTCGCGCACGACGGATGTCGCCATCGCGGCCTTCGTCGTTGCCTCGCTCGTGCTCGTGGCCGGCATTGCGGCCTCGCGTCTGGGGCGGGCCGGCGATGCGATCCGCCGGCGCAGCCCCTGGCTGATCGTGCTCGGCGTCTTCCTGTCGCTCTGGGAGCTCGCCACCGCAAAATTCGCCTGGCTGCCGCTGCCGTTCTTTCCGCCGCCGCAGGCGATCATCGAGGTCTACACCGACGACCTGCCGAAGCTGCTCGACAGTGTCTGGGCCTCGGTCAAGCTGCAGCTCGGCGGCTACGTCATCGGCGCCACCTTAGGCTTCGTCACCGGCGTCTCGATCGGGTGGTCGACACGGATCGGCTATTGGGTGCACCCGGTGCTGCGCTTCATCGGGCCGCTGCCGGCAACGGCGTGGCTGCCGATCGCGTTCTTCACTTTTCCAACCAGTTGGAGCGCATCGACCTTCCTGATCGCACTCGCCACCGGCTTTCCGGTGACGGTGCTGACCTGGTCGGGCGTCGCCAGCGTGTCGAGCGCCTATTACGACGTAGCGCGCACACTCGGCGCCAAGCCGTCGTTCCTGGTGCTGAAGGTCGCGATCCCTGCCGCACTGCCTCACGTGTTCGTCGGCCTGTTCATGGGGCTCGGCGCCTCCTTCGCGGTGCTCGTCGTCGCCGAGATGATCGGCGTCAAGGCCGGTCTCGGCTGGTACCTGCAATGGGCGCAGGGCTGGGCCGCCTACGCCAACATGTACGCGGCGCTGCTGGTGATGTCGCTGTTGTGCTCGGGCGCGATCACGCTGCTGTTCAAGACCCGAGACCGCGTGCTGGTCTGGCAGAAGGGTGTCGTCAAATGGTAG
- a CDS encoding ABC transporter ATP-binding protein has protein sequence MVAVAETVRTSFPGAAIDIAHVDHAFDIDGTELKVLDDVSLIVEPGEFVALLGPSGCGKSTLLRLIAGLDKPRGGVLREDDISIRGPHPSRVVVFQDPTLFPWRTVWDNVALGLEAQGILKKQRHRVDAALDLVGLTDFRNAYPHQLSGGMAQRVALARALVNDPKVLVLDEPLGKLDSLTRIAMQSELVALWQRKGFTTLLVTHDVEEALVLANRVVVLSDRPARIKADIVVDRPYPRHRGDPHLADLRRQILGLLGLAATW, from the coding sequence ATGGTAGCCGTCGCGGAAACCGTAAGAACGTCGTTCCCGGGGGCTGCGATCGACATCGCACATGTCGACCATGCCTTCGACATCGACGGCACCGAGCTGAAGGTGCTGGACGATGTCAGCCTGATCGTCGAGCCCGGCGAGTTCGTAGCCCTGCTCGGGCCCTCGGGTTGCGGCAAGTCGACCTTGCTGCGCCTGATCGCCGGCCTCGACAAACCGCGCGGCGGCGTGCTGCGCGAGGACGACATCAGCATCAGGGGGCCGCATCCCTCGCGTGTCGTCGTGTTCCAGGATCCGACGCTGTTTCCATGGCGCACGGTGTGGGACAATGTCGCGCTCGGGCTCGAAGCGCAGGGCATCTTGAAGAAGCAGCGGCATCGCGTCGATGCGGCGCTCGATCTCGTCGGCCTCACGGACTTCCGCAATGCCTATCCGCATCAGTTGTCCGGCGGCATGGCGCAGCGCGTGGCACTGGCGCGGGCGCTGGTCAACGATCCGAAGGTGCTGGTGCTCGACGAGCCGCTCGGCAAGCTCGATTCGCTGACGCGGATCGCGATGCAGAGCGAGCTCGTGGCGCTGTGGCAGCGCAAGGGATTTACCACGCTGCTCGTCACCCACGACGTCGAGGAGGCGCTGGTGCTCGCCAACCGCGTGGTCGTGCTCAGCGACCGTCCGGCACGGATCAAGGCCGACATCGTCGTGGACAGGCCCTATCCGCGACATCGCGGCGATCCGCATCTCGCCGATCTGCGCCGGCAGATCCTCGGGCTGCTCGGATTGGCAGCAACATGGTAG
- a CDS encoding TMEM175 family protein yields MTEPESDLFEMRRLESLSNTIFGVAMTLLAYDLPKPNFAQMPGWLDLVHTYSGRLAGLVLSFIIAGVFWISHHRRLARQPLCSRGVVILNLFFLLSIVLLPVTNGLYGNYRLSSAVAVLYGLHLTAIASLNAGLWWLAIRGGRHAEIVGAVFPVIVFVPGIAIAALAPEYVQYFWMLGFGGLVARRFVRAEPEKAADDPT; encoded by the coding sequence ATGACCGAGCCTGAATCCGACCTGTTCGAGATGCGCCGGCTGGAGTCACTTTCCAACACCATCTTCGGTGTGGCGATGACGCTGCTGGCCTATGATCTGCCGAAGCCCAATTTCGCGCAGATGCCGGGCTGGTTGGACCTCGTCCACACTTATTCGGGCCGCCTTGCCGGACTGGTCCTCAGCTTCATCATCGCCGGGGTGTTCTGGATCAGCCATCACCGCCGGCTGGCGCGGCAACCGCTCTGCAGCCGGGGCGTCGTGATTCTCAACCTGTTCTTCCTGTTGTCGATCGTGTTGCTGCCGGTCACCAACGGGCTCTACGGCAACTACCGGCTCTCGAGCGCCGTCGCCGTGCTCTACGGCCTGCACCTGACGGCGATCGCGTCGCTGAACGCCGGGCTGTGGTGGCTCGCGATCAGGGGCGGCCGCCATGCCGAGATCGTCGGAGCGGTCTTCCCTGTCATCGTGTTCGTTCCGGGCATCGCGATCGCAGCCTTGGCCCCGGAGTACGTGCAATATTTCTGGATGCTCGGCTTCGGCGGCCTGGTGGCCCGGCGCTTCGTGCGTGCGGAACCGGAAAAAGCCGCTGACGACCCGACTTGA